One segment of Bacteroidota bacterium DNA contains the following:
- a CDS encoding four helix bundle protein — protein sequence MIQSFKDLQIWNRSVDLSIEIYQATATFPKSELFGLTSQIRRAGVSPAANIAEGWSRKLSRSFHHFLDISRGSLAELYTHWKYPDDWISFLISPPTTNGRE from the coding sequence ATGATACAAAGCTTCAAAGACCTCCAAATCTGGAACCGATCCGTTGACTTATCGATCGAGATCTATCAGGCAACTGCTACCTTCCCAAAATCTGAACTCTTCGGACTAACCAGTCAGATACGCAGAGCAGGGGTTTCACCAGCAGCAAATATCGCTGAAGGCTGGAGCCGGAAACTCAGCAGAAGCTTTCACCACTTCCTCGATATCTCCCGAGGATCACTCGCCGAACTCTATACGCATTGGAAATATCCCGACGATTGGATTTCATTCCTGATCTCTCCTCCAACGACTAATGGTCGAGAGTGA